Genomic window (Cardiocondyla obscurior isolate alpha-2009 linkage group LG06, Cobs3.1, whole genome shotgun sequence):
ATATTCAATCGTTGTTAAGACCGAGCATCCACGTTATGAATCGCGTTTCTCGTAATCCCTTAGTTAATACTCAGTTGTATCATCGTTATATAAATAACTATTACGTGAGAATATCGAAAGCCGGTTGCACCCCGATGACATTTTATCGTAATTGTGACACTCCGATGAACCACACGGCACGTAACGATGCGCAAGATCCGTTAATTTATGAGGTAAACCGATTGAGGGATGATGTCGGCGAACGTCGAAAAGACAGGTCGAGTCTGTTATTGCTAGAACCACTATTACTAAAGCCGGGTTGTAAATACCAAGAAGCCACAAAGAATCGGGGTTTGCAGTCGGAGAACacgaaaatatttagaataatcATGGCCTATGCGTTGTCGTTTTTTATTCTCGCAAGCATTACATTTTACATCGTATATTTTACTTAGAGCGGTTGTTCATTGAGTTTACAAAACGgtgaaatatttagaaatgtCATATTCGGATTacatgataaatttattgtcattaattttacgttacatttGCTACAAGGTGTTGTCGTCAAAATGTTCGATGGAACGATCAAgttcttatatgtatatgtatgtgtaataatttatcttgttggtatatttatattttatatccgTTGCGTAATGAGAAACAGATTTATTAATGACAAGAAAGTGTTTTGCAGTAGACAAACTGTTTAAGataacgattttttaattcgcaccACTATAAGCGAATTGTTCCTCTGTCAAATTACACGcataacaattttaacaaactcgcataacttataataaatatattttatatatgccGTTAAGATTTAGAGAATgatagtaattttaaatagcttTGTTGAAGTtgaagtttattaaaaaaaaatgttattcgaGACACGTGCttgaactttattaatatataaaatatttaatagttcCTACTATTAATTTCACTTAcaatactaaaaatataataattgatttagaaagattttacatttatataaatactcATCGATATtgatataatattcatataacaaataaaagcTGATATACTTTTGTCAAGTAACGTAAAGCTACTAGATAGTTTTCAATATGTTTAGATCAATGGatcctatctgtaaaaaaattggtgtcCTATCTTTGAACATTTTACTAAGAAATTGCGTAAGACAAAGATGTGTGCTGCATAaagaattcaaatttaataacagcAAATGTATTTGAagaccctagcgcgccgaTCAATCACAGCGGTCCATGGACagctatttaaattttttaacttgcaAATATTTACGTTGAAAtttgatacattttatattatcattGTTATGCATTGACTTCCTATTAAAATCTCCTACTCCATTGCTTAGTCGATTTTGTACACTAATTCCAGTCTCTTTCCATGTCCAAGTTTCACAAATGATTtgtaatgtaaataaaataataattaaaacaaaattttaaaattgtccGACAATAAGAGTTCTTATCAAATACATAATGATtcaagaataaattataattattgaaatttattattataagagGCAGACAAATATCAAAGTTCTGGCGttgaaattattcaaaaaaagGTTGCTAtcaatgaataattatttcaggTACATATGGttaaaaaatagtatataagttatttattaatttcaacatAAATCAAACTATACAAAACTTAAGAATTAAttgagagataaaaatatattcatcataataaacataatatacatatattaatattaggtCGGACATTTATTGTGTTATTACTGATTTAATCAACCGTAATCGtgtaatacttattaaaaaaaaagtttcaatttcaattgttATAGTGCAAGGTATATACTACTCTTTTATTCTCAGCTCACTTTCTTCAAGATATATAAGTTATAAATCTCAtgataatacaattttacttAACTTTTAATTCGTGCCCCTACCTAATAGTCGAACCCCAAAAACTACAGGTATGTAAAGCCTTGTATTTCACGTTTACTAAATCCATTTCCCTGTTTTATATCGACGAACTGTTGCGGAGCtcgataaagataataaatactCTTACAAATCAATTGACTTCTACAATAGCACCTAAACagtatttgcaaatattttatgtttcttaAATGTCGTCAAACAGCCCTCTGGGTGGTGGACCCACGCGACTTGTACTCGTAGAAAATGCCCTCGCGTTACTCGGATCGAACGAATCAATGTCGCCCTGGTTTTCTATATCACGATTTGCGCCGTAACTGTCTGTGCCAAATGTCATGCCGATGTAATAGTCCGCAGGATCAAAATCATGTAATAGGCCCGCTCTGGCGGACTCGACTGATTCGTCCCGTTTTAATGGCCGCACTGAGGAAttgattgaattaattaaatattacttatgtaatcttctattatttatttttcattatacaTACCGGTGTCCGTACTTTGTCGAGTTGTTCTATAACGTGATCCTGTTCCTgcggaaatattaaatctCTCCTGCATCTCGCGTCGTCTATACATAGAATCTTCCGCTCTTTGTCGTTTACGTCTCTCTGTATCAAAATAGATACTGTTTTCTTATTTCGATATATTGGATAATAACGCAAATTATGaaacaaagttttaatatatatgccgtgttaaaaataattaataacgtagtTATTAATACCTCTTTTTATAAGTTCTCTTCCTTCGTCCACGAGATCTGTTGTAAATTCATCGTCATCAAGAAATTGCTGAAAGCCTAACATGGAAAGCAATCTGTTGCCTATACTCCAATATGTCGCTAAGCAAAATGCTAGAATTGTCATAGGAAAGTACACGTTAAATCCATCGGATATTATGGAGATGACATCCATGTGGCCCATCACCTGACAAAAAACAAACCgcaatgaaaataaaaatcaacatAAAAATgctttcaaattatttaagcgATTTTACTTGTGTATAATGCGTTTCCATAATATGAGTTTTGATGATGTGGGAGTCCATATGAATAAGTCCGAGAAAATTGAGACACATGGGCGGAGTTAAGCGACACAGCATCATACCGCTAAATATCAAGCTGTACTCGTTTGTTTGATGGTGAGGCGCCAAATAATAGAGATTTAATACTCGTATCTTCAAAACTGTCGAATAAGCGCAATAGCAAAGATACGCGATAATCAACGTGGATAATATCTGGGAAACAAACGTGCAAGATGATTATATTCTTAGATTAGTATTCATAGTCtgtttttatattgaaatcttaaaatattgtttaagacaatttttaaataaaaaactgaCTATAAATAGTGGCCGTAATTATCATACAATTCTTTACCTCTATTGCAAAATAATCGTAGTTTTTCTTTGCTAAATTCAAAAACTGAGCGAATAAAGATAACACAGGAGACTTGTTGAAGAACGTTATTTCTGACCACACCACAGCTACTGATAAGCAGCCGGCACAAATAGCTGCTACTTTCAAAACGTAATTCTTTACAACGCACTTCCAGTACCATtctaaaattcaaattataaaatattaaaatcaaagattaaaaaaattaccgattaaatattgtataatatcagtgtgacaaaatacaatacgaaaaaaaataagatgttACTCACTGACAATGGGATTGTAAATAATACGAAACGGAAGTGAACGATGTACAGGAAAAGACTCCTTAAATCTTCTATCGTGACTCACTTGATTTTTCGCTACATCTTCCAAGTTAAATATCTTATCCACTAAAATGCCCCATTGTGTTTCTATGCGTTGTAATGTCTGCAACGCTTTTATAGTCTAAAACACAAATAGTAACATATAAAAAGGGCAAACAAATCATGTTACAATGTATATCGTTTTAACACACCTGTCTATGTAAGCGAATTAGAGATTTTTCAGAAGGTGTATCTGTTGGAGTATCGTCGGGTAATTGTCTTCTATTCATTCTATCCTTCAATTCTGCGGGtatcttttgaaaaattgtttccAAATTACAGTGAAACGGATGACCAGGTCCGATAGATATTGTTGCAATTTGCAGCGACTAAGTGACATTatccattaataaaaatttttacaaatattatattttatattgtaaacgtaggtatattaatatctttatttcatACCTCGAGAATGTCATCCACTGTTTCCTCTGCTTCACATTTATCTAAACTCAATTTTGCCACCTTAAAATAACTGTAGTTTAAAGTATATCCAGGCTTGCTGGCATTCCATAATCCTCGAGGTACCTCCACAAGGGCATAACCGAgcaataaaactaataaaaataagccCCACGTATTGGATGCAGATGATGCTATGGCTTTTAGTTTTTGCCTAAAAAGAGCGAAAAAgcattattaacattttgtatGTGATTATTCTTATAATATTCCTTCGTTGATAAATAAGAAAACAAAACTCACCCATCTAGATCCACTCCAGGAGTCAATGCAATGTATATCAAGAGCATACCACATATAAACAAATAACTACCGTAATATATAGCATTGTCTATTAAAGCTGACTTTAATTTTCCGCGTACAGTAAAATCTCCGGCTTTTATATAGGACTGCATTAACGGGAGTATTAACCATGTTAGACATTGCGACGTCCAATAAACTATTCTCCACAGATTTGGAAATACATCTTCTGGTACATTCGGCCAAGGATCTTTACAAGTGGTGTATGGTGCAAGGGTTGTATTGAGATCTTTGGTGCTATTGTTCTGTTCTTTACATTGCCTGAATACAGTCtgcaaaaataagaatatatttttacttattccAATCGTTTGTAAAGAACTATAGATTCCGAAGTTgtaattagaataatattatatatgcaaGACAGATAATTACCGAAGAAACGTCTAACGGTAGTATGAAGATTATCAATAGAGAAAAGTACCAAGCTATCAACACAGAGATAGTAACCGCAATATGATGCCGAAACACGTTTCCATACTTGAAAAGCAATGTTCCAGCTAGCAAGAACGCTACTATGATCTCTGTTAGAAATACGCCGAGAACCATCTTGCCTTTAACTTGTGCaacaatatttaacaaattactaTAGCTTTTAAGCTACTACTTATGAAATCGAATTGAGATTGTCTTCTGCCTCTTGCGCTTCCTTGACCTTGATCTCAGCATCCCTTTGCATTTTTTCTAGCTTTTCTAACGTTACTGATTTCAGAGGGATTAACTTCGGCTTACAGAGAATATAATTCAGTGAGTCGTTTTGATACAGTAGACCTTGTCTTGGTAGGACTATGTCACACTGTTCAATCTGATTATCAGTAGGCTCTGACATTTTCGGTCAATCCACAAAGCCTCAATAAGTTAGTAACCTTTTCATCGTGGTATCTGATATCAGAAAAGTGTCAACTATAACATAaaccaaaaattaattaccaatTCTGATAGAAGTAgtcaaaattttgttattgatTCGTGTGTCATTTTAAAAGGCTAAAGATTTTCCTGAGCTTCTCATTTTGGTCATAACTTAAGTCAGCTGAGAAGACAACACCTTACATACCTGACGTAATTAGTGATACGCTACGGTTATCACCCGATTCTCTCCGCGTACTCCTGTCGTCAGACAACTCGGAGAATTATTTCATTCCTTCGTAATCGAACCTAGACCTAATAAACGTGTCCAGAGAGTCGCCAGCTGGTTGACAAACACCTACGAATTGTCAATAGCGAAGTGAATGGATCTTTGTCAGCGGAGTAGTGGAGTCAGTG
Coding sequences:
- the LOC139103290 gene encoding LMBR1 domain-containing protein 2 homolog, translating into MVLGVFLTEIIVAFLLAGTLLFKYGNVFRHHIAVTISVLIAWYFSLLIIFILPLDVSSTVFRQCKEQNNSTKDLNTTLAPYTTCKDPWPNVPEDVFPNLWRIVYWTSQCLTWLILPLMQSYIKAGDFTVRGKLKSALIDNAIYYGSYLFICGMLLIYIALTPGVDLDGQKLKAIASSASNTWGLFLLVLLLGYALVEVPRGLWNASKPGYTLNYSYFKVAKLSLDKCEAEETVDDILESLQIATISIGPGHPFHCNLETIFQKIPAELKDRMNRRQLPDDTPTDTPSEKSLIRLHRQTIKALQTLQRIETQWGILVDKIFNLEDVAKNQVSHDRRFKESFPVHRSLPFRIIYNPIVKWYWKCVVKNYVLKVAAICAGCLSVAVVWSEITFFNKSPVLSLFAQFLNLAKKNYDYFAIEILSTLIIAYLCYCAYSTVLKIRVLNLYYLAPHHQTNEYSLIFSGMMLCRLTPPMCLNFLGLIHMDSHIIKTHIMETHYTQVMGHMDVISIISDGFNVYFPMTILAFCLATYWSIGNRLLSMLGFQQFLDDDEFTTDLVDEGRELIKRERRKRQRAEDSMYRRREMQERFNISAGTGSRYRTTRQSTDTVRPLKRDESVESARAGLLHDFDPADYYIGMTFGTDSYGANRDIENQGDIDSFDPSNARAFSTSTSRVGPPPRGLFDDI